A window of Sedimentibacter sp. MB31-C6 genomic DNA:
CTCCCCATATTAATGGCTTCAATACCTTTATATCTTTCTAGCCCGTAATTACCGTCGAACCCCTTCATATTCATAATAGCATCAATACCAACCGTATGTGCATCTGTACCCGTACATGCTCCAACAATAACGACATCTCTTTTAATCTTTTCTTCTATAAAATCTTCTACTCCATGCATATCCATAAATTCCATATCAACTTTAGGAACTTCAATTGATGTATAATCAACTGTATGAGTACATTTACCATACATTACAAAGTAAGTGTATCCTACACCTAAGTCTTTTGAATAAACAACTGCTGGATTTTCAAATCCCATTTTTATAGCAAGTTGTCTAGCTGCTTCACTAGCTTCATCACCATAAGGTACTGGTAAAGTAAAGCTCATTTGTATCATTCCGTCATTTAACGTATCACCATAGGGTTTAACTTTTGTTAAATCTACTTTTTGCATATCTGACATTACTTTGCACCTCCCAACATTAATTCAATAAATGGGTTGAAGTAGTCTTCATCTTTTTTAATTACACCATCAAGGCCTTTTCCTCCAGTAAAGCTTCTCTTAACTCCGCCAAATTTACCTTTTTCAATAGTATCAAAAATTCCTTCCGAATCTATATCTTTAAGAAGTTCTTCGGCTTTAGAAAGTACTTCTTGCGCCCTTGACTGAATAATTCCATCTTTCTTAAATTCAACTTCATCTCCAATATTTTTCGCATTATTGAATATATATTGAGCATTTTCAATAGACAACATTCTATCTTGAAGATGAGGAGTGTGTATTGCTTCTGTTGGCATTCCTAATAGTTGTAATCCCTGATGCGTCCATATTGATATAAAGTTAAACATAGCATCTTGTAAATGACCTCTAAATATATTACCTGTCATAAATTTAGTAGGTGGCATATATTTCAAAGGAGCATTAGGGAATATTTCTCTTGCCATTTGAGCTTGTGCAAGTTCTAATAAAAATCCATTTTCTAATGTTGGGTTCATTTCAAAAGCATGCCCTAATCCCATTTGCTCTTCTGGAATTCCAGCTTTTAACGCAAATTGTTCATTTATAAACTGAGAAGCCAAAACTGTGTGAGCTTCCTCTACTGCATCAGCAGTAGTTAAATAATTGTCTTCACCAGTATTTATTATAATTCCAGCATAGCCATTAATTATTCTTGAGAAATATTGATCAACTAATGTTCTCTGCATATTAATATCTCTAAATAATATACCGTAAAGAGCATCATTAAGCATTACATCAAGTCTTTCAAGAGCTCCCATTGCTGCTATTTCTGGCATACATAATCCAGAACAATAATTACAAAGTCTAATGTATCTTCCTACTTCTTCTCCAACCTCATCAAGAGCCTTTCTCATAATTCTAAAGTTTTCTTGAGTTGCAAAAGTACCACCAAACCCTTCAGTTGTAGGTCCATATGGTACATAGTCAAGTAAACTTTGAGCAGTTGTTCTAATAACCGCTATTATATCAGCTCCTTGTCTTGCAGCTGCTTGAGCTTGAATTACATCTTCATAAATATTTCCTGTTGCTACAATTACATATAAATATGGCTTATTACCTTCTCCAATGGTATTAAGATAGTTGTCTCTTTTTTCTCTATTATTTTTAATTCTTTCTACCATTTGTTGAGCTATTGAATAAACAGCATCCATGATTTTTTTCTCGTCAGCAATTGGTAACTTTGTTATATCAATTTCCCCTGAGCTGACTTTTTCTGCAACTTCTTGAGGGGTATTTCCTGTTTGTACCATTGCATTTCCAATCCAAAATGCTGCACCTTTTCCTAATCCGCCACCTTCTTTAATATTGTCAATTAATACATTTGGAAGGGGTTTTTCAATTTCATCAACACCATCTACTCCCATTAATCTTGCAACAGTTCTTTC
This region includes:
- a CDS encoding lysine 5,6-aminomutase subunit alpha, producing the protein MESKLNLNSQLIDSARSSANNIAENVQEFIDVHTTVTVERTVARLMGVDGVDEIEKPLPNVLIDNIKEGGGLGKGAAFWIGNAMVQTGNTPQEVAEKVSSGEIDITKLPIADEKKIMDAVYSIAQQMVERIKNNREKRDNYLNTIGEGNKPYLYVIVATGNIYEDVIQAQAAARQGADIIAVIRTTAQSLLDYVPYGPTTEGFGGTFATQENFRIMRKALDEVGEEVGRYIRLCNYCSGLCMPEIAAMGALERLDVMLNDALYGILFRDINMQRTLVDQYFSRIINGYAGIIINTGEDNYLTTADAVEEAHTVLASQFINEQFALKAGIPEEQMGLGHAFEMNPTLENGFLLELAQAQMAREIFPNAPLKYMPPTKFMTGNIFRGHLQDAMFNFISIWTHQGLQLLGMPTEAIHTPHLQDRMLSIENAQYIFNNAKNIGDEVEFKKDGIIQSRAQEVLSKAEELLKDIDSEGIFDTIEKGKFGGVKRSFTGGKGLDGVIKKDEDYFNPFIELMLGGAK
- a CDS encoding OAM dimerization domain-containing protein: MSDMQKVDLTKVKPYGDTLNDGMIQMSFTLPVPYGDEASEAARQLAIKMGFENPAVVYSKDLGVGYTYFVMYGKCTHTVDYTSIEVPKVDMEFMDMHGVEDFIEEKIKRDVVIVGACTGTDAHTVGIDAIMNMKGFDGNYGLERYKGIEAINMGSQVANEELIAKAIEVKADAILVSQVVTQKDVHIANLTQLVEMMEAEGLRDKIILICGGPRLSHELAQELGYDAGFGTGSYANHVATFVVEEVVNRKLV